A genomic segment from Cuculus canorus isolate bCucCan1 chromosome 20, bCucCan1.pri, whole genome shotgun sequence encodes:
- the CCDC92B gene encoding coiled-coil domain containing 92B isoform X3, with protein sequence MKRCNASPPSFTSFSLSRSLGRRDWGNAKFGYPDCSIDVLDRELEEKCRAMEVQLHEKEKDNLELRKELQHKEMLVAALRSSLRNKERRFLEELKRRSHRVTILDTELQKQTEAAAYLSLQLHTTAQRLPGSRAGGRPPPEQPVTGPSTESRPRRRSHRVHPRRPPGDGACPRDPMQEEHDAMPDPALFLYTARQHALQRLPPEPRTPAHGTASTATAPRAQRPPRQPAQEPVVRARSTKGEPGKKQGSGPRSAPRPRD encoded by the exons ATGAAGCGCTGCAATGCTTCCCCTCCATCTTTCACCTCCTTCAGTCTTTCAAGGTCATTAGGCAGAAGGGATTGGGGAAATGCAAAGTTTGGTTATCCAGACTGCTCTATAG ACGTCCTGGAtcgggagctggaggagaagtgCCGGGCAATGGAGGTTCAGCTGCACGAGAAGGAGAAGGACAACCTGGAGCTGCGCAAGGAGCTGCAGCACAAGGAGATGCTGGTGGCTGCGCTACGATCCAGCCTCCGCAACAAGGAGCGCCGGTTCTTGGAGGAGCTAAAGCGGCGAAGCCACCGCGTCACCATCCTCGACACCGAGCTGCAGAAGCAGACGGAGGCGGCCGCCtacctctccctgcagctgcacacCACGGCCCAGCGGCTGCCGGGCTCCCGGGCAGGTGGGCGGCCGCCCCCCGAGCAGCCCGTTACCGGCCCCTCAACTGAAAGCAGACCCCGGCGTCGCAGCCACAGAGTGCACCCCCGGCGCCCACCTGGGGACGGTGCCTGCCCAAGGGACCCGATGCAAGAGGAGCACGATGCCATGCCCGACCCAGCTCTCTTCCTCTACACGGCACGGCAGCACGCCCTGCAGCGCCTACCACCAGAGCCCCGCACCCCAGCCCACGGCACGGCCAGCACTGCCACGGCCCCCCGGGCGCAGAGGCCACCCCGGCAGCCTGCGCAGGAGCCAGTGGTCAGGGCCAGGTCAACCAAGGGCGAGCCTGGCAAGAAGCAGGGGTCTGGCCCCCGCAGTGCCCCTCGGCCCCGGGATTAG
- the CCDC92B gene encoding coiled-coil domain containing 92B isoform X2 — METVSLEHQIQSVQRHIAFLKKEQMELLHDLHLEILRLQKHCSELTHDLEIKELEARQQDVLDRELEEKCRAMEVQLHEKEKDNLELRKELQHKEMLVAALRSSLRNKERRFLEELKRRSHRVTILDTELQKQTEAAAYLSLQLHTTAQRLPGSRAGGRPPPEQPVTGPSTESRPRRRSHRVHPRRPPGDGACPRDPMQEEHDAMPDPALFLYTARQHALQRLPPEPRTPAHGTASTATAPRAQRPPRQPAQEPVVRARSTKGEPGKKQGSGPRSAPRPRD, encoded by the exons ATGGAGACCGTGTCCCTGGAGCACCAGATCCAGAGCGTGCAGCGGCACATCGCTTTCCTGAAGAAGGAGCAGATGGAGCTGCTTCATGACCTGCACCTGGAGATCCTCCGCTTGCAGAAGCACTGCTCAG agctCACCCATGACCTGGAAATCAAAGAGCTGGAAGCCCGCCAGCAAG ACGTCCTGGAtcgggagctggaggagaagtgCCGGGCAATGGAGGTTCAGCTGCACGAGAAGGAGAAGGACAACCTGGAGCTGCGCAAGGAGCTGCAGCACAAGGAGATGCTGGTGGCTGCGCTACGATCCAGCCTCCGCAACAAGGAGCGCCGGTTCTTGGAGGAGCTAAAGCGGCGAAGCCACCGCGTCACCATCCTCGACACCGAGCTGCAGAAGCAGACGGAGGCGGCCGCCtacctctccctgcagctgcacacCACGGCCCAGCGGCTGCCGGGCTCCCGGGCAGGTGGGCGGCCGCCCCCCGAGCAGCCCGTTACCGGCCCCTCAACTGAAAGCAGACCCCGGCGTCGCAGCCACAGAGTGCACCCCCGGCGCCCACCTGGGGACGGTGCCTGCCCAAGGGACCCGATGCAAGAGGAGCACGATGCCATGCCCGACCCAGCTCTCTTCCTCTACACGGCACGGCAGCACGCCCTGCAGCGCCTACCACCAGAGCCCCGCACCCCAGCCCACGGCACGGCCAGCACTGCCACGGCCCCCCGGGCGCAGAGGCCACCCCGGCAGCCTGCGCAGGAGCCAGTGGTCAGGGCCAGGTCAACCAAGGGCGAGCCTGGCAAGAAGCAGGGGTCTGGCCCCCGCAGTGCCCCTCGGCCCCGGGATTAG
- the CCDC92B gene encoding coiled-coil domain containing 92B isoform X1, which yields MTPSGRPAGPRRSPEAWTVNLVAMETVSLEHQIQSVQRHIAFLKKEQMELLHDLHLEILRLQKHCSELTHDLEIKELEARQQDVLDRELEEKCRAMEVQLHEKEKDNLELRKELQHKEMLVAALRSSLRNKERRFLEELKRRSHRVTILDTELQKQTEAAAYLSLQLHTTAQRLPGSRAGGRPPPEQPVTGPSTESRPRRRSHRVHPRRPPGDGACPRDPMQEEHDAMPDPALFLYTARQHALQRLPPEPRTPAHGTASTATAPRAQRPPRQPAQEPVVRARSTKGEPGKKQGSGPRSAPRPRD from the exons ATGACGCCCAGCGGGCGCCCAGCGGGGCCCCGCCGCTCCCCCGAG GCCTGGACTGTGAATTTGGTTGCAATGGAGACCGTGTCCCTGGAGCACCAGATCCAGAGCGTGCAGCGGCACATCGCTTTCCTGAAGAAGGAGCAGATGGAGCTGCTTCATGACCTGCACCTGGAGATCCTCCGCTTGCAGAAGCACTGCTCAG agctCACCCATGACCTGGAAATCAAAGAGCTGGAAGCCCGCCAGCAAG ACGTCCTGGAtcgggagctggaggagaagtgCCGGGCAATGGAGGTTCAGCTGCACGAGAAGGAGAAGGACAACCTGGAGCTGCGCAAGGAGCTGCAGCACAAGGAGATGCTGGTGGCTGCGCTACGATCCAGCCTCCGCAACAAGGAGCGCCGGTTCTTGGAGGAGCTAAAGCGGCGAAGCCACCGCGTCACCATCCTCGACACCGAGCTGCAGAAGCAGACGGAGGCGGCCGCCtacctctccctgcagctgcacacCACGGCCCAGCGGCTGCCGGGCTCCCGGGCAGGTGGGCGGCCGCCCCCCGAGCAGCCCGTTACCGGCCCCTCAACTGAAAGCAGACCCCGGCGTCGCAGCCACAGAGTGCACCCCCGGCGCCCACCTGGGGACGGTGCCTGCCCAAGGGACCCGATGCAAGAGGAGCACGATGCCATGCCCGACCCAGCTCTCTTCCTCTACACGGCACGGCAGCACGCCCTGCAGCGCCTACCACCAGAGCCCCGCACCCCAGCCCACGGCACGGCCAGCACTGCCACGGCCCCCCGGGCGCAGAGGCCACCCCGGCAGCCTGCGCAGGAGCCAGTGGTCAGGGCCAGGTCAACCAAGGGCGAGCCTGGCAAGAAGCAGGGGTCTGGCCCCCGCAGTGCCCCTCGGCCCCGGGATTAG